Proteins co-encoded in one Pseudomonas fluorescens genomic window:
- the rnd gene encoding ribonuclease D yields the protein MAIDIHWIRDNDSLAQFCAEWQQLPFVALDTEFMRVDTFYPIAGLLQVGDGKRAYLIDPLTIDAWQPLAALLENPAVLKVLHACSEDLEVLLRLTGSLPAPLFDTQLAAAYLNLGFSMGYSRLVQEVLGIELPKGETRSDWLQRPLSDTQISYAAEDAVHLAEVFVQLRPKLSDDKFAWVLEDGAELVANLRRETDPYEVYREAKLAWKLSRAQLAVLRELCAWREREARARDLPRNRIIREHSLWPLARTQPDNLSALGKIEDMHPRTVRQDGEFLLDLIKRSGSVGPDQWPPAVPEPLPIEAAALIKQLRALGQAEAERLGIAPELMLRKKTLEALVKSGFPEGPYQLPDSLRGWRRELMGQKLLDSLATAGEQP from the coding sequence GTGGCCATCGATATTCACTGGATTCGCGACAACGATAGCCTCGCGCAGTTTTGCGCCGAGTGGCAGCAGCTGCCTTTCGTTGCCCTCGACACCGAATTCATGCGGGTCGACACCTTCTACCCGATTGCCGGCCTGCTGCAGGTCGGCGACGGCAAGCGCGCCTATCTGATCGACCCGCTGACCATTGACGCCTGGCAACCGCTGGCGGCGTTGCTGGAAAACCCGGCGGTGCTCAAAGTCCTGCACGCGTGCAGCGAAGACCTCGAAGTCCTGCTGCGCCTGACCGGCAGCCTGCCAGCGCCGTTGTTCGACACGCAACTGGCTGCGGCCTACCTGAACCTCGGGTTCTCGATGGGCTATTCGCGTCTGGTGCAGGAAGTGCTCGGCATCGAACTGCCGAAGGGCGAAACCCGTTCCGACTGGCTGCAGCGCCCGTTGTCCGACACGCAAATCAGCTATGCCGCCGAAGACGCCGTGCATCTGGCGGAGGTTTTCGTACAACTGCGTCCGAAACTGTCCGATGACAAATTCGCCTGGGTACTGGAGGACGGCGCCGAACTGGTCGCCAACTTGCGCCGCGAGACCGATCCGTACGAGGTGTATCGCGAGGCCAAACTGGCCTGGAAGCTGTCTCGCGCGCAACTCGCCGTTCTGCGCGAACTGTGCGCCTGGCGTGAGCGCGAAGCCCGTGCCCGCGACCTGCCGCGCAACCGTATTATCCGTGAGCATTCGTTGTGGCCGCTGGCCCGCACGCAACCGGACAACCTCAGCGCGCTGGGCAAGATTGAAGACATGCATCCGCGTACCGTGCGTCAGGACGGCGAGTTTCTGCTTGATCTGATCAAGCGCTCTGGCAGTGTGGGGCCTGATCAATGGCCGCCAGCCGTGCCGGAGCCGTTGCCGATCGAAGCCGCCGCGCTGATCAAACAGCTGCGAGCGCTCGGTCAGGCCGAAGCCGAACGTCTGGGCATCGCGCCGGAATTGATGCTGCGCAAGAAAACCCTCGAAGCCCTGGTCAAAAGCGGCTTCCCCGAGGGCCCTTACCAATTGCCTGATTCGCTGCGTGGCTGGCGCCGCGAATTGATGGGCCAGAAGCTGCTCGACAGCCTGGCCACCGCCGGAGAACAGCCTTGA
- a CDS encoding YcgL domain-containing protein, producing MKRICSIYQSSKKSGMYLYVLKSDALERVPEGLMAAFGKAKHSFDLVLTPERKLASEDIAVVLENLDKQGYHLQMPPAEEEYIEHLPEELLRRNDPV from the coding sequence TTGAAACGTATTTGCTCCATTTATCAAAGTTCGAAGAAAAGCGGCATGTACCTCTACGTGCTCAAGAGCGATGCGCTGGAACGCGTGCCGGAAGGCCTGATGGCGGCGTTCGGCAAGGCGAAGCATTCCTTCGATCTGGTACTGACCCCCGAGCGCAAGCTCGCCAGCGAAGACATCGCCGTGGTCCTGGAGAACCTCGACAAGCAGGGCTACCACCTGCAGATGCCACCGGCCGAGGAAGAGTACATCGAGCACTTGCCCGAAGAGTTGCTGCGACGCAACGACCCGGTCTGA
- a CDS encoding D-2-hydroxyacid dehydrogenase — MRVLIAEHDHAIYARLLRQAAPELEVLTSGDSAELARQAADCPVWLGQPDLLATLLRQGHQPQWLQSTWAGITPLLADGLRRDYRLTRAVGIFGQVMAEYVLTYMLGHEREVLARLVSQVERKWDSRTGQSLVGRKVLIVGTGDIGQSVAQFLRPFGVELYGIASSAREQAPFVEVGSMADLPRLVGEVDYVVNLLPNTEHTHDIYDAALFKQFKPTGLFINAGRGVAVVDADLVEALKEGHLAGAVIDVCRQEPLPQRHPFWTAWGLLLTGHSSAPTSPPMMVQLFLDNLRAYQAGEALRGEVDFARGY; from the coding sequence ATGCGCGTTCTGATTGCTGAACACGACCACGCGATATACGCCCGGCTGCTGCGTCAGGCAGCCCCGGAGCTTGAAGTGCTGACCAGTGGCGACTCCGCCGAGCTGGCCCGCCAGGCTGCTGATTGCCCGGTGTGGCTGGGCCAGCCGGATCTGTTGGCGACCCTGTTGCGTCAGGGCCACCAGCCCCAATGGCTGCAATCGACCTGGGCCGGCATCACGCCGCTGCTGGCCGACGGTTTGCGCCGCGATTACCGCCTGACCCGGGCGGTCGGCATTTTCGGTCAGGTGATGGCTGAATACGTGCTGACCTACATGCTCGGCCACGAGCGCGAAGTGCTGGCGCGACTGGTCAGCCAGGTCGAGCGCAAGTGGGACAGTCGCACCGGCCAGAGTCTGGTCGGGCGCAAGGTGCTGATCGTCGGCACCGGCGACATCGGCCAGAGCGTGGCGCAGTTCCTGCGGCCATTCGGCGTTGAGTTGTACGGCATCGCCAGCAGTGCCCGGGAGCAGGCGCCATTTGTCGAAGTCGGCTCGATGGCGGACCTGCCACGGCTGGTGGGGGAAGTGGATTACGTGGTCAATCTGCTGCCCAACACCGAGCACACCCACGACATCTACGACGCGGCGCTGTTCAAGCAATTCAAGCCGACCGGGTTGTTCATCAACGCCGGGCGCGGTGTGGCGGTGGTCGATGCGGATCTGGTCGAAGCGCTGAAGGAAGGTCATCTGGCCGGCGCGGTGATCGACGTCTGCCGTCAGGAACCGCTGCCGCAACGGCATCCGTTCTGGACCGCGTGGGGCTTGCTGTTGACCGGGCACAGCTCTGCGCCGACGTCGCCGCCGATGATGGTGCAGTTGTTTCTGGACAACTTGCGGGCGTATCAGGCGGGAGAGGCGTTGCGTGGGGAAGTGGATTTCGCACGCGGTTACTGA
- a CDS encoding nitroreductase family protein: MSANPRVAEYAIHPQFTDRWSPRAFTGEAIPEETLLSFFEAARWAPSAYNSQPWRFLYARRDTPNWERYLGLLNEFNRSWAQHASALVIVISKTTFTAPGATEETPALWHTFDTGSAWGHLALQASLSGWHTHGMAGFDQELTRKELNIPQGYALHAAVAVGKLGDKATLADYLQARETPSPRRPLSELAAEGDFTL; the protein is encoded by the coding sequence ATGAGTGCCAACCCTCGCGTTGCCGAATACGCCATTCACCCGCAGTTCACCGATCGCTGGTCGCCCCGCGCCTTCACCGGCGAAGCGATTCCGGAAGAAACCTTGCTGAGCTTCTTCGAAGCCGCGCGCTGGGCGCCATCGGCGTACAACTCGCAGCCGTGGCGTTTTCTCTACGCCCGTCGCGATACGCCGAACTGGGAGCGTTACCTGGGCCTGCTCAACGAATTCAACCGCAGTTGGGCGCAGCACGCGTCGGCGCTGGTGATCGTGATTTCCAAAACCACCTTCACCGCACCGGGCGCGACCGAAGAAACACCAGCGCTGTGGCACACCTTCGACACCGGTTCGGCCTGGGGCCATCTGGCTCTGCAAGCGAGCCTGAGCGGCTGGCACACCCACGGCATGGCCGGCTTCGATCAGGAGCTGACTCGCAAGGAGCTGAACATTCCGCAAGGTTATGCACTGCACGCCGCCGTGGCGGTGGGCAAGCTGGGTGACAAGGCAACCCTGGCGGATTACCTGCAAGCACGGGAAACGCCGAGCCCGCGTCGTCCGCTGAGCGAACTGGCGGCTGAAGGCGACTTCACCCTCTAA
- a CDS encoding YcgN family cysteine cluster protein, translating to MAAKVEPFWKRKTLDQLDHEEWESLCDGCGLCCLQKLEDEEDNSVYYTRIACKLLDLKSCQCSDYPNRIKFVPDCIQLTPGQAEAFKWLPPTCGYRLVSEGKDLPLWHHLVCGDRDAVHHERISQSGRMLAEGSVPEDDWEDHLIFRAG from the coding sequence ATGGCCGCCAAAGTCGAACCGTTCTGGAAACGCAAAACCCTCGATCAACTGGATCACGAGGAATGGGAATCGCTGTGCGACGGTTGCGGCCTGTGCTGCCTGCAGAAGCTCGAGGATGAAGAAGACAACAGCGTCTATTACACACGCATCGCCTGCAAACTGCTGGACCTGAAAAGCTGCCAGTGCAGCGATTACCCGAACCGCATCAAGTTTGTTCCGGACTGCATCCAGCTCACCCCGGGCCAGGCCGAAGCATTCAAATGGCTGCCGCCGACTTGCGGCTATCGGCTGGTCAGCGAAGGCAAGGATCTGCCGTTGTGGCATCACCTGGTCTGCGGGGATCGGGACGCCGTGCACCACGAACGGATTTCCCAGTCCGGGCGCATGCTCGCCGAAGGCAGCGTGCCGGAAGACGACTGGGAAGATCACCTGATTTTCCGCGCAGGTTAA
- a CDS encoding YgaP family membrane protein, which yields MTELKRVERIESTPFQTRSEQNVEGWERIGSLAGGVIMVGKGLRRGGVFGLIQVAIGGVAMARGITGHSSVKSLLEKSRQDMNNVRTKIERAGEELSKLKANAEAATKTATVTGNDSVKSPKAGG from the coding sequence ATGACCGAGCTCAAACGCGTCGAGCGTATCGAATCCACTCCGTTCCAGACCCGCTCCGAGCAGAACGTCGAAGGCTGGGAGCGCATCGGCTCGCTGGCCGGCGGCGTGATCATGGTCGGCAAGGGCCTGCGCCGTGGCGGCGTGTTCGGGCTGATTCAGGTGGCGATTGGCGGCGTAGCCATGGCCCGTGGCATCACCGGCCACAGCTCGGTGAAAAGCCTGCTGGAGAAAAGCCGTCAGGACATGAACAACGTGCGCACAAAGATCGAGCGCGCCGGTGAAGAGCTGAGCAAGCTCAAAGCCAATGCCGAGGCGGCGACCAAAACCGCCACCGTGACCGGCAATGATTCGGTGAAGTCGCCCAAAGCCGGGGGTTGA
- a CDS encoding RNA methyltransferase, whose translation MADKRYSCIGLYNPKSPENVGSVMRAAGCYGVSTVFYTGKRYERAADFVTDTKRVHYDIPLIGIDDLKKILPLNCVPVAVELVDGARPLPEYTHPDRALYIFGPEDGSLDQEIRDWCEDVVYIPTTGCMNLAATVNVVLYDRMAKGLNTRSGPKFR comes from the coding sequence GTGGCAGACAAACGGTACAGCTGCATTGGTTTGTATAACCCCAAATCACCGGAAAACGTCGGTTCGGTGATGCGCGCCGCAGGCTGCTATGGCGTGTCGACCGTGTTTTACACCGGCAAACGCTATGAGCGCGCCGCCGATTTCGTCACCGACACCAAGCGCGTGCACTACGACATCCCGCTGATCGGCATCGACGACCTGAAAAAAATCCTGCCGCTCAACTGCGTCCCGGTCGCCGTGGAACTGGTCGACGGCGCCCGCCCGCTGCCGGAATACACCCACCCCGATCGCGCCCTGTACATCTTCGGCCCCGAAGACGGCTCGCTGGATCAAGAGATCCGCGACTGGTGCGAAGACGTCGTGTACATCCCGACCACCGGTTGCATGAACCTCGCCGCCACGGTCAACGTCGTGCTTTACGACCGCATGGCCAAAGGTCTGAATACCCGTTCCGGGCCGAAATTCCGCTGA
- a CDS encoding YajD family HNH nuclease, with translation MSSSTPTNTSKLDRILADNQRDKEMGYRDKALKMYPHVCGRCAREFSGKRLSELTVHHRDHNHDNNPQDGSNWELLCLYCHDNEHSRYTDQQYFGEGSLSTPKIAKATHNPFAALAGLMKKED, from the coding sequence ATGAGTTCGTCCACCCCGACCAACACTTCGAAGCTGGATCGCATCCTCGCCGACAACCAGCGCGACAAGGAAATGGGCTACCGCGACAAGGCCCTGAAGATGTACCCGCACGTGTGCGGCCGCTGCGCCCGTGAGTTTTCCGGCAAGCGCCTGAGCGAGCTGACCGTGCACCACCGCGACCACAACCACGACAACAACCCGCAGGACGGTTCCAACTGGGAACTGCTGTGCCTGTACTGCCACGACAACGAACACTCGCGCTACACCGACCAGCAGTATTTCGGCGAAGGCTCGCTGAGCACGCCGAAAATCGCCAAGGCCACGCACAATCCGTTTGCTGCCCTGGCCGGCCTCATGAAAAAAGAAGACTGA
- a CDS encoding spermidine synthase has protein sequence MKRFVLLDTTPIPDNGGALCLFEYGEDFVIKIQGGDGGQLMNTRMHGSEDALAEIPCRKVAGRPDSRVLIGGLGMGFTLASALKHLGKCAEVVVAELVPGVVEWNRGPLGEKSGRPLLDPRTVIRQEDVAKVLQSEPNGFDAIMLDVDNGPEGLTQKANSWLYSTAGLAACARAMRPKGVLAVWSASADRQFSDKLKKAGFKAEEVQVFAHGNKGTRHTIWIAEKLKG, from the coding sequence ATGAAACGTTTCGTTCTGCTCGACACCACGCCGATCCCTGACAACGGCGGCGCCCTGTGCCTGTTCGAGTATGGCGAGGATTTCGTCATCAAGATCCAGGGCGGCGACGGCGGGCAATTGATGAACACCCGCATGCACGGCTCCGAAGATGCACTGGCCGAAATCCCCTGCCGCAAGGTCGCCGGCCGGCCGGATTCGCGAGTGCTGATCGGCGGCCTGGGCATGGGCTTCACCCTCGCCTCCGCGCTCAAGCACTTGGGCAAGTGCGCCGAAGTGGTGGTCGCCGAACTGGTGCCCGGCGTGGTCGAGTGGAACCGTGGCCCGCTCGGTGAAAAGTCCGGGCGCCCGCTGCTCGACCCGCGCACGGTGATCCGTCAGGAAGACGTGGCCAAAGTGCTGCAAAGCGAGCCCAACGGCTTCGACGCGATCATGCTCGACGTCGACAACGGCCCCGAAGGCCTGACCCAGAAGGCCAACAGCTGGCTGTATTCCACCGCCGGCCTTGCCGCGTGCGCCAGGGCAATGCGGCCCAAAGGCGTGCTGGCGGTGTGGTCGGCCAGCGCCGACAGGCAGTTTTCCGACAAGTTGAAGAAGGCCGGTTTCAAAGCCGAGGAAGTCCAGGTCTTCGCCCACGGCAACAAGGGCACGCGCCACACGATCTGGATTGCCGAGAAGCTCAAGGGCTGA
- a CDS encoding cyclic nucleotide-binding domain-containing protein yields the protein MSEPTLLNNEIRDWLMDCGLFDQLQLADFAAASGYFSISTVAEGEAIFREGDAGSFMCIIHTGQVAVQKTGGDGQIVTMATLRSGRAFGEMAVLDGERRSATCVAASNCQLLNLGKDSLEKMLNDAPKIAAKIIRALAVSLSKRLRMADGQLAAQQI from the coding sequence ATGTCAGAACCCACTCTACTGAACAACGAAATCCGCGACTGGCTGATGGACTGCGGCCTGTTCGATCAATTGCAACTGGCGGATTTCGCCGCCGCTTCGGGCTACTTCAGCATCAGCACCGTGGCTGAAGGCGAAGCGATCTTTCGCGAAGGCGATGCCGGCAGTTTCATGTGCATCATCCACACCGGCCAGGTGGCCGTGCAGAAAACCGGTGGCGACGGCCAGATCGTGACCATGGCCACCCTGCGCAGCGGTCGGGCGTTCGGTGAAATGGCCGTGCTCGACGGTGAACGCCGTTCGGCAACTTGCGTGGCGGCGAGCAACTGTCAGTTGCTCAACCTCGGCAAGGATTCGCTGGAAAAAATGCTCAACGATGCGCCGAAGATCGCCGCCAAGATCATCCGCGCCCTCGCCGTCTCCCTGTCCAAACGCCTGCGCATGGCCGACGGTCAACTGGCGGCGCAACAGATCTAG